Proteins from one Bacteroides zhangwenhongii genomic window:
- a CDS encoding sensor histidine kinase — protein MKRTANIMNVKFNTLFYTALFSGLGVFSFLLLINYAAFPDKVADILHSVGTLAFFVLAFNVLGYATMRLSTWVDNQYALNLHRRWKLISVYVVVMGMFFLLNYSLLVTAKLLAGASHPFMFPNGGWRILITVWLVELVILGLLLANRSIRNALKLQQEAAALQKENNTARYTALQNQLNPHFLFNSLNTLISEIRYNPVNAELFTQHLSDVYRYTLQCQNQRLTTLREELNFLNSYVFLHRVRLGDCIYIDNRIPESCLECQLPPLTIQLLAENVIKHNVIHMGKPMTIELVYMEKEKELVVRNRIQAKKSATAFGTGLKNLSARYKLLCSRDIVIENDSQEFTVKIPLLYE, from the coding sequence ATGAAAAGAACTGCCAATATAATGAATGTGAAGTTTAATACCTTATTCTATACCGCATTATTTTCAGGATTGGGAGTGTTCTCTTTTCTGTTGCTGATCAATTATGCCGCCTTTCCCGATAAGGTTGCCGACATCCTTCATTCTGTCGGTACATTGGCTTTCTTTGTGCTGGCATTCAACGTGTTGGGGTATGCGACGATGCGGTTGAGTACGTGGGTGGATAATCAGTATGCACTGAATCTGCATCGTCGCTGGAAATTGATATCTGTCTATGTCGTTGTGATGGGGATGTTCTTCCTGTTGAATTACAGTTTGCTGGTAACAGCCAAACTGCTGGCCGGAGCTTCCCATCCGTTCATGTTTCCCAATGGAGGGTGGCGGATTCTGATTACGGTATGGCTGGTGGAACTGGTCATTCTAGGTTTGCTGTTGGCCAATCGTTCCATACGGAATGCCTTGAAACTGCAACAGGAAGCGGCTGCCTTGCAAAAAGAAAACAATACGGCACGTTACACTGCCTTACAAAATCAGTTGAATCCTCATTTTCTGTTTAACAGTCTGAATACATTGATTTCTGAAATTCGTTACAATCCCGTTAATGCGGAATTGTTCACCCAACATCTTTCCGACGTATACCGTTATACGCTCCAATGCCAAAACCAACGTCTGACAACCTTACGGGAGGAGTTGAACTTTTTGAATTCTTATGTCTTTCTGCATCGGGTGCGGTTGGGGGATTGTATTTATATTGATAATCGTATTCCGGAGTCTTGCCTGGAATGTCAGCTTCCACCGCTGACTATACAGCTGCTCGCTGAAAATGTGATAAAACATAATGTTATCCACATGGGAAAGCCGATGACGATTGAACTTGTCTATATGGAAAAGGAAAAAGAGCTGGTTGTTAGAAACCGGATACAGGCGAAAAAAAGTGCAACAGCTTTCGGTACGGGATTGAAAAATCTTTCTGCCCGGTACAAATTGTTGTGCAGTCGTGATATTGTGATAGAAAATGATTCGCAAGAGTTTACTGTAAAAATACCTTTGCTCTATGAATAA
- a CDS encoding TolC family protein, whose amino-acid sequence MKKRIFYPLFCCCAFLSVPLMAQQSPLLEKYRMMALDYNHDLKAAEKNIAASVEIEKSAKADLKPKLSGAANFQYTGNPLELTLDVPSIGLSKTVEGKQLNYGGSLSLLQPIYTGGRVLESIRMAKHQQSLASNQAKVLNDAVCYQTDMQYWSAVARQEVVSVAEDFRNSIAALVKTIKERVEVGLVDPQDLLMAEVKLNEAEYQLLQAQSNFETGRMALNSMIGVRLENATELDDQIPVVVIEDSVWLSTGAERPEIRMAYDRIRIAESTKKLNDSQFKPQFYVGIDGSYSSPGYNFKKDLDPNYAVYAKVSVPIFEWGKRKSEKRASSFRVGMAEDNLNKVMDQVELEIGVARKALSQAIERVRLSESSLAKAEENEAKAVERYNEGKVSVVEVIDAQTYRQTSQVNYVQAKAAAQGHYSELIKALHGYDYR is encoded by the coding sequence ATGAAAAAGAGAATATTTTATCCGTTATTCTGCTGTTGCGCTTTTCTGTCTGTACCTCTTATGGCGCAACAAAGTCCCTTGTTGGAGAAATACCGGATGATGGCATTGGATTATAATCATGATTTGAAAGCGGCTGAGAAGAATATCGCCGCCAGTGTGGAGATAGAGAAATCGGCAAAAGCGGATTTGAAACCCAAGCTTTCGGGAGCTGCGAACTTTCAATATACAGGCAATCCGTTGGAGTTGACTTTGGATGTCCCTTCTATCGGATTGTCGAAGACGGTGGAAGGAAAGCAATTGAATTATGGAGGCTCTCTTTCTCTCTTGCAACCGATTTATACGGGCGGACGTGTATTGGAATCTATCCGTATGGCGAAACATCAACAATCATTGGCAAGCAATCAGGCGAAGGTATTGAATGACGCAGTCTGTTATCAGACGGATATGCAATATTGGAGTGCTGTAGCGCGACAGGAGGTTGTATCTGTTGCCGAAGATTTTCGTAATTCGATAGCAGCTTTGGTAAAGACCATCAAAGAAAGGGTGGAAGTGGGGCTTGTAGATCCGCAGGATTTATTAATGGCGGAGGTGAAACTGAATGAAGCGGAGTATCAATTGCTACAGGCGCAAAGTAACTTCGAGACAGGTAGAATGGCACTGAACTCTATGATCGGAGTTCGATTGGAAAATGCAACGGAACTGGATGATCAGATACCGGTGGTCGTTATTGAAGATTCTGTCTGGTTGTCTACAGGTGCGGAACGTCCTGAAATCCGGATGGCCTATGACCGGATCCGTATAGCGGAGAGTACGAAGAAACTGAATGATTCACAGTTTAAGCCGCAGTTTTATGTGGGAATAGATGGTAGCTATTCTTCTCCCGGTTATAATTTCAAGAAAGATTTAGACCCCAATTACGCTGTTTATGCTAAAGTGTCCGTCCCTATCTTCGAATGGGGAAAGCGGAAAAGCGAGAAGCGTGCGTCGTCCTTTCGTGTCGGTATGGCAGAAGATAATCTGAATAAGGTGATGGATCAGGTTGAGCTGGAGATAGGTGTAGCACGGAAAGCTTTGTCGCAAGCTATCGAGCGTGTTCGCTTGAGTGAAAGTTCATTGGCAAAAGCAGAGGAAAATGAAGCGAAAGCTGTGGAACGCTATAATGAGGGTAAGGTGTCTGTGGTGGAAGTAATTGATGCGCAGACTTACCGGCAAACCTCGCAGGTAAACTATGTGCAGGCCAAAGCTGCCGCTCAGGGACATTATTCGGAATTAATAAAAGCTCTTCATGGCTATGATTATCGGTAA
- a CDS encoding efflux RND transporter permease subunit — MKLVKYFLQKKSVTILLLLLVLGGGLFSYVKMGKLEDAPFTIKQALVLTPYPGASPSEVQSQVTDVLEESIQSLGELYYLKTENRAGLSKITVYVKKEIRADEMQQLWDKLRRKVNDVQSKLPAGAGPSVVNDDFGDVLGVFYGLTGEGYSYRELEDQAKLIKNEVLKVKDVAKVEIYGVQSPTIDVVLSPSVMARSGITTADISRAFEAQNRVVDAGGIDTEVNRIRIESTGNFYSLDDIRNLTIVSRTGEHFRLADIAEIKESYQTPPSNKMRIDGKPAIGIAISTVPTGNVVDMADAVKVEIEQFSETMSEGFELQPIYDQGYESAVANKGFILNLIVSVVTVVAILLFFIGVKNGILIGSGLVFSIFATLIVMLMQGIALQRMSLAAIIIAMGMLVDNAIVVSDSALVNMQRGMRKRIAILRACSSTALPLLAATVIAILTFLPIYYSPHITGELLSSLVVVIGVSLMFSWVFALTQTPFFIQEFVRRPRPDELKTALFSGKYYDKFRSSLGWVIHHRYATVGCMVILLVLSAWSFKFIPKVFVPALDKQYFTLDMWLPEGTQIEETDKMATEMADFISGQEEAEMVSTYIGRTPPRYYLSNVAFGPQSNYAQILVKCKTSKLSRQLHARLQDSISIKYPEPLIKVNNFELSPLTEAVIEARFLGPDPAVLDSLVGQAIEVMRRNPKVADARNEWGNMAMVIRPVYDPVKAGALGITKAAMMESVKSINDGLPVGIYRDDEKKVPVLLKSGNVNITDVHSLGDFSIWNGERSAPLSQVTERIETTWEFPQIRTYNRQLSMAAMCGVKPGHTMAEVHGEIREEIEKMQLPEGYTFFWDAQYKDQGEAMQAIAKYFPLAFLALVLILVALFGNFREPIIIICILPLSLIGIAVGMLLTGFDFGFFPIAGWLGLLGMIIKNVIVLIDEINVQHRSGIDLYTSIVEATVSRTRPVLMAATTTIFGMVPLLFDVAFGGMAATIIFGLTFATGLTLLVTPALYAMFYKVKGK; from the coding sequence ATGAAACTCGTTAAATATTTCTTGCAGAAGAAGTCGGTGACTATTCTGCTATTGCTACTGGTATTGGGTGGTGGACTGTTCTCCTATGTTAAGATGGGAAAGCTGGAAGATGCTCCGTTTACTATCAAACAAGCATTGGTGCTGACTCCTTATCCGGGGGCTTCGCCTTCCGAAGTTCAATCACAGGTGACGGATGTATTGGAGGAATCTATACAGTCGTTGGGGGAACTGTATTATCTTAAAACTGAAAATCGTGCGGGACTTTCTAAAATAACAGTCTATGTAAAGAAAGAAATCCGTGCGGACGAGATGCAACAGCTTTGGGACAAACTGCGTCGAAAAGTCAATGATGTACAATCTAAATTGCCTGCCGGTGCAGGTCCGTCGGTGGTAAACGATGATTTTGGCGATGTGCTGGGAGTCTTTTACGGGCTGACCGGAGAAGGATACTCATATCGGGAACTCGAAGATCAGGCGAAACTGATTAAAAATGAGGTGCTGAAGGTGAAAGACGTTGCAAAAGTGGAAATCTATGGCGTGCAATCTCCTACGATTGATGTAGTCCTCAGTCCCTCCGTCATGGCGAGAAGTGGTATTACTACGGCTGATATTTCCCGTGCCTTTGAGGCTCAGAACCGGGTGGTGGATGCCGGAGGTATTGACACGGAAGTCAACAGAATACGTATCGAGTCTACCGGAAACTTCTATTCGTTGGATGATATTCGGAATTTAACTATTGTATCCCGTACAGGAGAACATTTCCGATTGGCGGATATTGCTGAAATAAAAGAAAGTTATCAGACTCCGCCTAGCAATAAAATGCGGATTGACGGAAAACCGGCGATAGGAATTGCTATTTCCACTGTACCCACAGGCAATGTAGTCGATATGGCAGATGCGGTCAAAGTGGAGATAGAACAATTTTCGGAGACAATGTCCGAAGGTTTTGAGTTGCAGCCAATTTATGATCAAGGATATGAATCCGCTGTAGCGAATAAGGGATTTATCTTGAATCTGATTGTTTCCGTCGTGACGGTCGTTGCTATCCTGTTGTTCTTTATAGGGGTCAAAAACGGTATTCTGATTGGTAGCGGATTAGTGTTTTCTATCTTTGCCACATTGATAGTCATGCTGATGCAAGGAATAGCTTTGCAGCGTATGTCATTGGCGGCTATCATCATTGCTATGGGAATGTTGGTGGACAATGCTATCGTAGTTTCCGATTCGGCGTTGGTCAATATGCAGCGTGGAATGCGTAAACGGATAGCTATATTGAGAGCTTGTTCTTCGACTGCATTGCCGCTACTGGCAGCTACTGTGATTGCGATTCTGACTTTTTTACCAATATATTATTCGCCGCATATTACCGGCGAGTTATTGTCATCCTTAGTTGTAGTTATCGGCGTTTCGCTGATGTTCAGTTGGGTCTTTGCGCTGACACAAACACCTTTCTTTATTCAGGAGTTTGTCCGTCGGCCAAGGCCCGACGAACTAAAGACGGCACTTTTTTCAGGTAAATATTACGATAAGTTCCGCTCTTCTTTGGGATGGGTAATTCATCACAGGTATGCTACTGTAGGATGTATGGTTATATTGTTGGTGTTGTCCGCCTGGAGTTTTAAATTTATCCCGAAAGTATTTGTGCCGGCATTGGATAAACAATATTTCACGCTTGATATGTGGTTGCCCGAAGGGACACAGATAGAAGAAACGGATAAAATGGCGACAGAGATGGCGGACTTTATTAGCGGACAAGAAGAAGCGGAAATGGTATCTACTTATATAGGGAGGACACCTCCGCGTTATTACTTGTCTAATGTGGCTTTCGGACCTCAATCCAATTATGCGCAGATATTGGTGAAGTGCAAGACTTCGAAACTTTCCCGTCAATTACACGCACGCTTACAAGATTCAATTTCGATCAAGTATCCCGAACCTCTGATTAAAGTGAATAATTTTGAATTGAGTCCATTGACGGAAGCGGTTATTGAAGCTCGTTTTCTCGGACCAGACCCGGCCGTACTCGATTCGTTGGTAGGTCAGGCGATAGAGGTGATGCGACGGAATCCTAAAGTAGCGGATGCGCGAAATGAGTGGGGAAATATGGCAATGGTTATCCGTCCGGTTTATGATCCGGTGAAAGCCGGAGCTTTGGGGATTACGAAAGCGGCTATGATGGAGTCAGTGAAATCTATTAATGACGGCTTGCCTGTAGGCATTTACCGGGATGATGAGAAGAAAGTTCCCGTACTTTTGAAATCGGGTAATGTGAACATCACCGATGTACATTCCTTAGGCGACTTCTCTATCTGGAACGGTGAAAGGTCGGCTCCGCTTTCACAAGTGACGGAACGTATAGAAACGACTTGGGAATTTCCACAGATACGGACTTACAACCGTCAGCTTTCGATGGCTGCCATGTGTGGCGTGAAGCCGGGACATACAATGGCGGAAGTACACGGAGAAATTAGGGAAGAGATTGAGAAAATGCAACTCCCTGAGGGATATACTTTCTTCTGGGATGCGCAATATAAGGATCAGGGAGAAGCGATGCAGGCCATTGCTAAGTATTTCCCGTTGGCATTCCTTGCGCTGGTGCTTATTCTGGTTGCTTTGTTCGGCAATTTCCGCGAACCGATTATTATCATCTGCATCTTGCCGCTGTCGCTCATTGGTATTGCTGTGGGGATGTTGCTGACGGGATTTGACTTCGGTTTCTTTCCGATAGCCGGTTGGCTGGGACTTCTCGGAATGATTATAAAGAATGTGATTGTACTGATTGACGAAATAAATGTGCAACATCGGAGTGGTATTGATCTATATACTTCTATTGTTGAGGCTACGGTTTCCCGAACCCGTCCGGTATTGATGGCGGCTACGACGACGATTTTTGGTATGGTACCGCTGTTGTTTGATGTCGCATTCGGCGGTATGGCTGCCACTATTATCTTCGGACTTACATTTGCTACGGGACTGACCTTGCTTGTCACCCCTGCATTGTATGCTATGTTCTACAAAGTAAAAGGAAAATAA
- a CDS encoding efflux RND transporter periplasmic adaptor subunit, producing the protein MTTTRFSLCIFCLCLFASCGRGEQKADEPIRVKVAEAETLVPSSEREFPFISKPFKETELSFRVGGPIDRFEVYAGNFYHRGDIIAEIDSRDFRIRKERAEAVYNQAKAEFERVKVLYEKDNLSASAYEKARADYTSAKTAFETATNELDDTRLIAPFDGYVGEVYIEKFQDVKATQPVVSFIDITQLKIEAYVTQDIALQAEKIKEVGVRFDVCTEEVYPAKVVEVSKSTTRNNLSFLLTALLPNKQGKWPAGISGKMLLDFPASSSVAMVTVPQTALSHRPTEGDYVWTVDNATRKVSKKKVILGALLPNGKVEVKGGLQAGETVAVSKLRFLSEGTPVEIMNREMPVTAQK; encoded by the coding sequence ATGACAACGACTAGATTCTCATTATGTATTTTTTGCCTTTGCCTGTTTGCTTCCTGTGGAAGAGGAGAACAAAAGGCGGATGAACCGATACGGGTGAAAGTGGCAGAGGCGGAAACTTTGGTTCCTTCTTCGGAACGCGAGTTCCCGTTTATCTCAAAACCTTTTAAAGAGACGGAGCTTTCTTTCAGAGTTGGCGGACCGATTGACCGTTTTGAAGTATATGCCGGAAATTTTTATCATCGTGGAGATATCATTGCAGAAATAGATTCCCGTGATTTCCGTATCCGAAAAGAACGCGCGGAAGCTGTTTACAATCAGGCGAAAGCAGAGTTTGAACGGGTAAAGGTGCTGTACGAAAAAGATAACCTATCGGCCAGTGCTTATGAAAAAGCGCGTGCTGACTACACTTCAGCCAAGACAGCTTTTGAGACGGCGACGAATGAATTGGACGATACCCGGTTGATTGCTCCTTTCGACGGATATGTAGGAGAAGTCTATATCGAGAAGTTTCAGGATGTAAAAGCTACTCAGCCGGTGGTGTCTTTTATTGATATTACCCAACTGAAAATAGAAGCCTATGTCACACAGGACATAGCGCTTCAGGCAGAAAAAATAAAGGAAGTGGGTGTCCGTTTTGATGTCTGTACAGAGGAAGTATATCCGGCAAAAGTAGTGGAGGTTTCCAAAAGCACTACCCGGAATAATCTGTCTTTCTTGCTGACGGCATTGCTACCGAATAAACAGGGAAAATGGCCTGCCGGTATTTCGGGAAAGATGTTGTTGGACTTTCCGGCTTCTTCATCTGTCGCAATGGTGACTGTACCTCAAACTGCCCTTAGTCACCGGCCTACTGAAGGGGATTATGTCTGGACAGTGGACAATGCTACGAGAAAAGTATCAAAGAAGAAGGTGATATTGGGTGCGTTACTCCCGAATGGAAAAGTCGAAGTAAAAGGTGGATTACAGGCGGGAGAAACGGTGGCTGTCAGCAAACTGCGTTTCCTGTCGGAAGGGACTCCGGTAGAAATAATGAACCGGGAAATGCCGGTAACTGCTCAAAAGTAA
- a CDS encoding Na+/H+ antiporter NhaC family protein, translated as MTEEKIHKDRTGSWWALSPLLVFLCLYLVTSILVNDFYKVPITVAFLVSSCYAIAITKGLKLDQRIYQFSVGAANKNILLMIWIFILAGAFAHSAKQMGAIDATVNLTLHILPDNLLLAGIFIAACFISLSIGTSVGTIVALTPVAVGLAEKTEIALPFMVAVVVGGSFFGDNLSFISDTTIASTKTQECVMRDKFRVNSMIVVPAAIIVLGIYIFQGLSITAPTQIQTIEWIKVIPYIIVLGTAVAGMNVMLVLIIGILTSGIIGIATGSFGIFDWFGAMGTGITGMGELIIITLLAGGMLETIRYNGGIDFIIRKLTRHVNGKRGAELSIAALVSIANLCTANNTIAIITTGPIARDIARKFHLDRRKTASILDTFSCLIQGIIPYGAQMLIAAGLANISPISIIGNLYYPFTMGACALLAILFRYPKRYS; from the coding sequence ATGACTGAAGAAAAAATACATAAAGACCGGACGGGAAGTTGGTGGGCATTAAGTCCTTTGCTCGTATTCTTATGCCTCTATTTGGTAACATCTATCCTGGTCAACGACTTTTATAAAGTGCCTATTACAGTGGCCTTTCTGGTCTCCTCCTGCTATGCAATCGCTATCACCAAAGGATTGAAGCTCGATCAACGTATTTACCAGTTTTCCGTAGGAGCCGCCAATAAGAATATCCTACTGATGATATGGATATTTATTCTTGCCGGAGCCTTTGCACACAGTGCCAAACAGATGGGAGCGATTGACGCCACCGTCAATCTGACATTACACATACTTCCTGACAACCTGTTGCTAGCCGGTATATTTATTGCAGCTTGTTTTATCTCCCTGTCTATCGGAACCAGCGTGGGTACTATCGTAGCCCTCACCCCTGTAGCTGTAGGGCTGGCAGAAAAAACGGAAATAGCGCTTCCTTTCATGGTAGCAGTGGTAGTCGGCGGCTCTTTCTTCGGAGATAACCTATCATTTATATCCGACACTACTATCGCATCTACGAAAACACAGGAATGCGTCATGCGTGACAAGTTCCGGGTAAACTCCATGATCGTTGTCCCGGCAGCCATCATCGTATTGGGCATTTATATCTTTCAAGGATTATCCATCACCGCTCCCACTCAGATCCAAACGATCGAATGGATAAAAGTGATACCTTATATAATAGTATTAGGAACAGCCGTTGCCGGAATGAATGTGATGCTTGTATTAATTATAGGTATCCTGACAAGTGGCATTATCGGCATTGCCACCGGAAGTTTCGGAATATTCGACTGGTTCGGAGCTATGGGAACAGGAATAACGGGAATGGGAGAATTAATCATCATCACCCTACTGGCAGGAGGAATGTTGGAAACAATCCGCTACAATGGCGGCATTGATTTTATTATCCGGAAACTTACCCGCCACGTCAATGGCAAGCGGGGTGCGGAACTAAGCATTGCCGCTTTGGTAAGTATCGCCAATCTGTGTACCGCCAACAATACTATTGCCATCATAACAACAGGACCGATAGCAAGAGATATCGCCCGGAAATTCCATCTCGACCGGAGGAAAACCGCCAGTATTCTCGACACCTTCTCCTGCCTGATACAGGGCATTATTCCATACGGTGCTCAAATGCTGATTGCTGCAGGACTTGCCAATATTTCCCCTATCAGTATCATCGGTAATCTCTATTATCCTTTCACGATGGGAGCCTGCGCATTGCTAGCCATCCTATTCCGCTACCCTAAACGATATTCGTAA
- a CDS encoding 30S ribosomal protein S16, with amino-acid sequence MATRIRLQRHGRKSYAFYSIVIADSRAPRDGKFIEKIGTYNPNTNPATVDLNFDAALAWVLKGAQPSDTVRNILSREGVYMKKHLLGGVAKGAFGEAEAEAKFEAWKNNKQSGLAALKAKQDEAKKAEAKARLEAEKKINEVKAKALAEKKAAEAAEKAAAEAPAEEAAVPAEEAPATEAAAE; translated from the coding sequence ATGGCAACTAGAATCAGATTGCAGAGACACGGACGTAAAAGTTACGCGTTCTATTCAATTGTAATTGCAGACAGCAGAGCACCACGTGATGGTAAATTTATTGAGAAGATTGGTACTTACAACCCTAACACCAATCCTGCTACAGTAGATTTGAATTTCGACGCTGCATTGGCATGGGTACTGAAAGGTGCACAACCAAGCGACACTGTACGTAATATCCTTTCTCGTGAAGGAGTTTACATGAAGAAACATCTTCTGGGCGGTGTAGCGAAAGGCGCATTCGGAGAAGCAGAAGCAGAAGCTAAATTCGAAGCTTGGAAAAACAACAAACAGTCAGGTTTGGCTGCTTTGAAAGCTAAACAAGACGAAGCTAAGAAAGCTGAAGCTAAAGCACGTCTGGAAGCAGAAAAGAAAATCAACGAAGTGAAAGCAAAAGCACTCGCTGAAAAGAAAGCTGCTGAGGCTGCTGAAAAAGCTGCTGCTGAAGCACCCGCAGAAGAAGCTGCAGTTCCGGCTGAAGAAGCTCCTGCAACAGAAGCTGCTGCTGAATAA
- a CDS encoding GntR family transcriptional regulator, which translates to MKRTDKKATFGQQATKVTQLADTLSQAISRKEFLEGDSLPSINQLSAHYGVSRDTVFKAFLDLRERGLIDSTPGKGYYVTSQVTNVLLLLDQYTPFKEALYNSFIKRLPINYKVDLLFHQYNERLFNTIIRESVGKYNKYIVMNFDNEKFSTALNKINPARLLLLDFGKFEKSKYFYICQDFDESFYQALLTLKDKMHKYRQIVFLFSKGLKHPQSSKEYFIRFCEEQGFSYEIQEDIENLVVQKGAAYIAIKQQDVVKVVKQGRLEGLKCGKDFGLLAYNDIPSYEVIDEGITSLTIDWEMMGNEAANFVLNDASVQKYLPTGVRLRKSL; encoded by the coding sequence ATGAAACGAACTGATAAGAAAGCAACATTCGGACAACAGGCAACTAAGGTCACACAATTGGCAGACACACTTAGTCAGGCTATTTCCAGGAAAGAATTTCTTGAAGGAGACTCTTTGCCTTCTATCAATCAGTTGAGTGCACACTATGGAGTATCGCGTGATACAGTGTTCAAGGCTTTTCTTGATTTACGTGAACGGGGACTGATTGACTCCACTCCCGGAAAAGGTTACTATGTGACCAGCCAGGTGACTAATGTCTTATTGTTACTCGACCAATATACCCCTTTCAAAGAAGCTTTATACAACAGTTTCATCAAACGACTGCCTATTAATTATAAGGTCGACCTGTTGTTTCACCAATACAACGAACGATTGTTCAACACCATCATTCGCGAATCCGTAGGAAAATACAACAAATATATAGTGATGAATTTCGACAACGAGAAATTCAGCACAGCCCTTAACAAAATTAATCCTGCACGACTGCTTCTTCTGGACTTCGGTAAATTCGAGAAAAGCAAGTATTTCTATATCTGTCAGGATTTTGACGAGTCTTTCTATCAGGCATTACTGACGTTGAAAGACAAAATGCACAAATACCGTCAGATCGTATTCCTGTTCTCTAAAGGATTAAAACATCCGCAAAGCAGCAAAGAATATTTTATCCGTTTCTGCGAAGAACAAGGATTCTCATACGAGATACAGGAAGACATTGAAAATCTGGTAGTGCAGAAAGGGGCGGCCTATATAGCCATCAAGCAACAAGACGTTGTAAAGGTGGTCAAACAAGGAAGATTGGAGGGACTGAAATGTGGAAAAGATTTCGGCCTGCTGGCATACAATGATATTCCTTCTTACGAAGTGATTGACGAAGGAATTACCTCATTGACTATTGACTGGGAAATGATGGGGAACGAAGCGGCAAACTTCGTTCTCAATGACGCCTCTGTACAGAAGTACCTCCCTACCGGAGTCAGGCTTCGAAAATCCCTCTAA